From one Solanum lycopersicum chromosome 12, SLM_r2.1 genomic stretch:
- the LOC101254367 gene encoding uncharacterized protein: MDIEVDHYSALDLPSGEEGAKLSEIDISKAYRKKALELHPDKRLDDPINAHFNFQKLKASYDILKDQKKRRLFDEMIQQQQQKQQQSKRRKMMSEPIFVPDISLARLEEEERIAIKLLGEIARIREILMSKKESSEMFVDKERVLKVSWSKSSEDYTCQRLRELFSNFGEVEHVIMSSSSKKKKRYALVEMLSKDHAAKAVSSCVLPGLLVVPLAGL, translated from the coding sequence ATGGATATTGAAGTCGATCATTACAGTGCTTTAGATTTGCCCTCTGGCGAGGAAGGGGCAAAGCTTTCTGAAATCGATATATCGAAAGCGTATCGAAAAAAAGCATTAGAATTGCATCCAGACAAGAGACTCGATGATCCAATTAACGCTCACTTCAATTTTCAAAAGCTCAAGGCTTCCTATGACATTCTCAAGGATCAGAAAAAGAGGAGGTTGTTTGATGAGATgatccaacaacaacaacaaaaacaacaacaatcgAAGCGTAGAAAGATGATGTCAGAGCCTATATTTGTACCTGATATTAGTTTGGCTCGATTAGAAGAGGAGGAACGAATTGCTATAAAACTTCTTGGTGAAATTGCTAGGATTCGTGAAATATTGATGTCAAAGAAAGAGTCATCAGAGATGTTTGTTGACAAGGAAAGGGTGCTTAAGGTATCATGGAGTAAAAGCAGTGAAGATTATACTTGCCAAAGATTGAGAGAGTTATTTAGTAATTTTGGTGAGGTTGAACATGTAATCATGAGTTCGAGTTCTAAGAAGAAGAAACGTTATGCTCTGGTTGAAATGTTATCTAAAGACCATGCAGCTAAAGCCGTCTCTTCTTGTGTCTTGCCTGGTCTCTTAGTTGTGCCTCTTGCTGGCTtataa
- the LOC101252160 gene encoding membrane-anchored ubiquitin-fold protein 6, with translation MAVQELVEIKFRLADGSDIGPNKYASSTTVASLKDKLIAQWPKDKVNGPRTTNDVKLINAGRILENSKTLGESRLPAVEVPGGVITMHVVVRPPVNDRNNDKLKDDSLKKGGCACTIL, from the exons ATGGCTGTACAAGAGCTGGTTGAGATCAAATTTAGGCTTGCTGATGGAAGTGATATTGGGCCAAATAAGTATGCATCTAGCACTACAGTGGCATCTCTCAAAGATAAGTTGATTGCACAGTGGCCAAAAG ATAAGGTTAATGGTCCAAGGACAACAAATGACGTGAAGCTTATAAATGCTGGAAGGATCCTTGAAAATAGTAAAACTCTAGGTGAATCCAGACTTCCAGCCGTTGAAGTTCCAGGAGGTGTCATCACTATGCATGTTGTTGTACGGCCCCCCGTTAATGATAGAAACAATG ATAAGCTGAAGGATGATTCGCTTAAAAAAGGCGGGTGTGCTTGTACAATCTTGTAA
- the LOC101251864 gene encoding uncharacterized protein, with the protein MGEEAKDGEAESIQNPNSNRITETQFLSWKRQKDADALARKAEVARKRAEDIAAGAVQMNGRELFLHEPWVFDNSLY; encoded by the exons ATGGGAGAAGAAGCAAAAGATGGTGAAGCAGAATCAATTCAAAACCCTAATTCAAATCGCATTACAGAAACGCAATTTCTCTCATGGAAGCGCCAAAAG GACGCGGATGCATTAGCTAGAAAGGCTGAAGTCGCAAGAAAGCGTGCAGAGGATATAGCTGCAGGGGCAGTGCAAATGAATGGTCGTGAACTTTTCTTGCACGAGCCATGGGTCTTCGATAACTCCCTTTATTAA
- the LOC101251560 gene encoding low affinity sulfate transporter 3-like — translation MCPQPNESISIELQHLQLDADGRNERTQWLLNSPEPLSFCNELINSVSETILPQKNIFFPSNSKQCKAGIFSFLQGLFPILCWGRNYKANMFKNDLLAGLTLASLCIPQSIGYANLANLEPQYGLYTSVVPPLIYAVMGSSRELAIGPVAVVSLLLSAMVTEIVDPAVDPIAYTSLVFTVTFFAGTFQAAFGLLRLGFLVDFLSHAAIVGFMGGAAIIIGLQQLKGLIGISHFTNKTDVVSVLRAVFRSFHDEALSPMNFILGCSFLIFILVTRFIGKRNKKLFWLPAIAPLLSVIVATLMVYLTKADQHGVKIVKHFKGGLNPSSAHQLQFNGSHLGQVAKIGLICGLVALTEAIAVGRSFASMKGYHLDGNKEMIAMGFMNIVGSLTSCYTATGSFSRTAVNFSAGCETVVSNIVMAITVFISLELLTKLLYYTPLAILASVILSALPGLIDINEAYHIWKVDKMDFLVCIGAFFGVLFVSVEIGLLIAVGISFARIILDTIRASTEVQGRLPGTLDTFCDITQYPGATSTSGILIIRINSGSLCFANSTSIRERVMKLVTHTNGNDEENTKENVHFVVLDLSNVMSVDTSGIVMIEELHRELVSQSIQLTIANPRLRVINKMKTAKCFDKLGKGWIFLTIGDAVDACLSLKIADPSSTNC, via the exons atgtgccCACAGCCAAATGAGAGCATCAGCATCGAGCTGCAGCACTTGCAGCTCGATGCTGATGGAAGGAATGAGAGAACTCAGTGGCTGCTGAATTCTCCGGAGCCACTGAGTTTTTGCAATGAACTCATTAACTCAGTTAGTGAAACTATTTtgccacaaaaaaatattttttttccttcaaactCAAAGCAATGCAAAGCTGGGATCTTTTCATTTTTGCAAGGGTTATTTCCAATTCTTTGTTGGGGAAGGAATTATAAAGCTAATATGTTCAAGAATGATTTGTTGGCTGGCTTAACTCTTGCTAGTCTCTGCATTCCTCAG AGTATAGGATATGCTAATCTTGCAAACCTTGAACCTCAGTATGGCTTAT ACACTAGTGTTGTGCCACCATTGATATATGCTGTGATGGGGAGTTCGCGAGAGCTTGCTATTGGTCCTGTTGCTGTTGTATCGCTACTTCTTTCTGCAATGGTCACCGAGATTGTAGATCCTGCAGTCGATCCTATTGCTTATACAAGCCTTGTTTTTACTGTCACTTTCTTTGCTGGTACTTTCCAGGCTGCATTTGGTCTATTAAG GTTGGGATTTCTTGTGGATTTTCTTTCACATGCTGCTATAGTGGGATTCATGGGAGGTGCAGCCATTATAATTGGCCTTCAACAATTAAAAGGTCTCATAGGAATTAGTCACTTTACTAATAAAACTGATGTGGTGTCTGTGCTTAGAGCTGTTTTCAGATCATTTCATGATGAGGCA TTGTCTCCTATGAATTTTATACTTGGATGCTCATTCCTTATCTTCATCCTCGTAACAAGATTTATA GGTAAAAGGAACAAGAAACTATTCTGGCTACCAGCTATTGCTCCTTTATTATCGGTGATCGTAGCCACCTTGATGGTTTATCTAACGAAGGCTGATCAACACGGAGTTAAAATCGTAAAACACTTCAAAGGGGGTTTGAATCCAAGTTCAGCTCATCAATTACAGTTCAATGGTTCACACCTCGGACAAGTCGCGAAAATTGGACTAATATGTGGTCTAGTGGCTCTAACT GAAGCAATTGCTGTCGGACGATCATTTGCTTCGATGAAAGGCTATCATCTTGATGGCAACAAAGAAATGATAGCCATGGGTTTCATGAACATTGTTGGATCTTTAACTTCTTGCTATACAGCAACTG GTTCCTTTTCAAGGACAGCAGTAAATTTCAGTGCAGGATGTGAAACTGTGGTATCAAACATAGTTATGGCTATCACAGTTTTCATATCTCTAGAATTGTTAACCAAGCTTTTATACTACACTCCATTAGCTATCCTTGCATCGGTTATTTTATCCGCGCTTCCTGGATTGATCGACATAAATGAAGCGTATCATATCTGGAAAGTAGACAAGATGGACTTCCTTGTTTGCATTGGTGCCTTCTTTGGAGTACTATTTGTCTCTGTCGAAATTGGCCTTCTAATCGCG GTTGGCATTTCATTTGCTAGGATAATACTAGACACGATTCGAGCTAGTACAGAAGTACAAGGCAGACTTCCTGGGACGTTGGATACGTTTTGTGACATTACACAATATCCAGGAGCTACTAGTACTTCAGGCATCTTGATCATCAGAATCAACTCTGGTTCACTTTGTTTTGCAAATTCTACTTCCATAAGAgagag GGTTATGAAATTGGTGACACACACAAATGGTAATGATGAGGAGAACACAAAGGAAAATGTTCATTTTGTTGTTCTAGACTTGTCAA ATGTAATGAGTGTGGATACATCAGGAATAGTGATGATAGAAGAGTTGCACAGGGAATTGGTTTCACAAAGCATACAA TTAACAATAGCTAACCCAAGATTAAGAGTGATTAACAAAATGAAGACAGCAAAATGTTTTGACAAACTAGGAAAAGGATGGATTTTCCTTACTATTGGGGATGCTGTTGATGCCTGCTTGAGCCTCAAAATAGCTGATCCTAGCTCTACcaattgttga